The Pichia kudriavzevii chromosome 3, complete sequence nucleotide sequence CCTTGTGTATATGCTATTAAGACTAAGACGGGCCGAATAATAAAGAAGCGCTAACAACACACGAGCAGAACCGGTATTCGTAGCACATGTATTAACACCACCAGTACTAGCAACATGTCTAGTCTTGAACACTGCCATCGCGAGGGCGGTACTCGATTCCCTGGGCAAGCAAGTCGCTTTTGATGTCGTCCGGAAGCTTCCCCACGATCCGAACAGCATACACACCGGGAACAAAGTTGTCCACCCGCAACCACCTTGCCACCCACGATTTCTCCGACCCTCTGAGGGCCACAAGCCCTTCGAAGGTAGGCGAGGTGCATTCTCTGATCACGTCGTCGTTGTCTTGGAGATGAAGCACAGACTCACAGTTGGGACAGCCCTCATTTCGAAACTGGTTCATTCCCTGCACAATCCCGCAAAGCATGCATGCCCGGTTGAGCCTTGGCGCCTGTCTTCCTCTTTTCAGCATCTGTATACACTTAGAGACAAGGAGAAGTGGATAGTTCCGTTAGTGCCTGAAGAAGTCAAGCACACTCTTCAAATGGCAAATTCATCACGGCTTGGGCAAAAAACATGTAGCCTTTCAATTCATGTATATCATGAAAATTGCTTCTTTGTATTGGGGGAATTCACGTGTTTCGCGAGAAGTAGCAGTGGGGAGGAATCGAATCACAGAGAATCACCTCACATTGGAACAGATTTTGTACAGATTGTCTCCATTTGAATCGATCTCTAAAAAGCCCAACACAGCATTATACAGGTTCCTATTGGAAGAAAGTAGAGAACATTTGCCTTCctttatattattttggAATCTGGTACAATTCAATGCCAGAACTTGGTTGCTGATCAAACAACTTATTCTTTATAAACACGATGTTATCTAGGCTAATAACTAGACCCAATTGTATCTCCAGACCCGTTCTTCGAAGTAGAGGCGGGTTTGGCAGCTACCGAATGAAAAGAGAATTTTCCTTTCAACCTGTTTTCGACAGCTTGAACCATGCATCTGAGATGCTCATCCAAATACATGCCGATTCAGGATTGCCATGGTACATATTCATTCCCCTAGTCACGTTCACAATGCGTACATGCTTTACTCTACCGATTGCAATATACCAGAGGAAAGGGTTAAGGAAACAGAACGAACTCAGACCCATCGTCCAGGCAACGACTCCAGTCTTGCGTGCCAAACTAGCTTCAATTGCGCAAAACGAACAACTCAAACGATCTTCCACCTCTTTGCCTAATGAAAGGGCAACTTTAACTGCCGATAAAATAATGATCTTGGCAGCcaaggagaaaatcaaacGCCAGAGGAAACTGTTTAAAGATTATGGTTGCCAGTCTTGGAAAATGGTCTTGCTACCTGCAGTGCAAATTCCTCTTTGGGTCTCCTTCTCTTATATGTTTAGGACTATAACCGGTTGGTCTGATTTGGGGAAAAAGTCAATTGACATGTCTTTAACAGAGGAAGGGTTCTTGCACTTACATGATTTGTCCGTCAGTGATCCGTATTTTGCCTTGCCAGTTGTTCTCGGTATTGTTGCGTTATCTAATGCCGAATGGAACTTTAAAACGGCAGATTTAATGCAACTAACTACACGAggcaagaaaaatacattgaGACCGACTGCATTCGACGTTATCATTACGCTATCTCGTTCATCACTTATCTTTTTAACCGCCGTCGCCACCCAAGCTCCAGCGGCTTTGGTCATTTATTGGATAAGTTCCAATGCTTACTCATTACTCCAAAATATATTGATGGATAAATTTTTACCTCTAAGGTATTCTCCTTACGATAGATCCAAACTATAGAGAAATTAAACACACGGGTCGACAAGAATAATACCGAGAACAATGAGTGCCTCACCAACAATAGTAGCAGCACGTTAATAAGAGCAGCAACGAGCGAAAGAGTTCTATACTATGTATAATTATTGTAAATATTTTCCATGTCTATAGATGAATTTTTTGGCATTATAATCATATGAGGAAAACCACTCTCCCAATTGATCGTACATAAGAAGCGACTCAATGTGTTGATGCTCTCTTTTTACTAAGCTCTTGCTGCGACAAATCAAAGTCCCATATGACCCACAATAAACATAGAAATCAATGGGGTTGACTGATTCATATCTGATACCCTTCAGACTGAAAACTTCATGCTGATGCGATGATTGCTCTTGTAATGAATCTGTAGACAGAAGCGcaccttcttcaagttttaCAATGACTCCGTAAGTGTTCAAAAAAGTGGACCAAACAACATCACCAATACTCAAGTTATCAGATTTCCAATATATATCCTTTTCATGATAGCCTTTGTTATTAATTAGCGgtatattcttcaaatatagTTGCTTGAAAGATTTAACATTTTCGTACTTGAGCATATTGTAGATTGGTAGATTAAAGATGTCTTGCCTATTGGTTATGTATTGTGCATCTCTTTTGAACaatatctttttcattagATTGTATTGGTCTAGCTTAACTTCTCCTGCACATCCAAGTATCTGTCCTTGTAAATATTGATTTCTATTTACCGCCAATACGACTTCTCCATTATCgttgaaatcaaacaatctATTCCAGCCATACATTCCATCTGTTCTATTCTCTTTATCTGTGAAATGTGTAAAAATTTTACCTAAGTATATATGCTTCAACCTTtcactttcatttttgCCAGGACCACTTCGCAAATCAACCATTGGAAACTTCCTCAAAATCTCAGGTACTAAATGTTCCGCTTTCAAATGTGCTTGATTTGTACCAACTAATAAGTAGGAGTTCTCACCATTTTCGGTTATTTTTATGCAGTTCTCATTGATCTCTATAAACTCACCTAGGCCGACCATGTTAGCTAATTTTTCAACGATTGAATTGACAACAATCGGAATAGAAGTAACATAGTCGCCACTGTAAAACCTTAAAATTGAAGCATCTTCATAAGTTGGGTCAGGGGATATGAACGTGTCAAATTTATCTAATCTTTTGCGTTTTGATCTGATCACTGCGTGTAATAGTGCATTAAGAGTAACAATTTTGCGTTGTACACTAGAATCTAAGTTCTTCTCATGCCATTCCTTATATGATGCGACTGTCGATTTAATAGTACTCTGTCGTTGGAAAATCAATTCGTAGTAGCTAGTGTCAAAGCATGATAATTTGACAAAAAGAGATTCCAGGTCTTTGGGTGGATTACTCTCAATACCAGCCACAAATTTGAGCATATCATACAACTGGCAGTTCTCAATTATTTTGGAGGCTGTATATATTGTATCTAACTTAGAACTCCTATTATATTGCCACGAATTGAAGTCATAAAGTAAAATACAATTTCTAGAAGACCTAAATAAAGAGGTAGTTATATGATACGTCATGTTCAATAAGCAAGGTAAATATTTCTTGAAGTTTTTATATACTTCTTCCATTCTAGATTCAATCGAATCGCTTTCATCCTGAGTACCTCCAAAATTCAGTATATCGCTGATTAATCCAATCACAAATGCGTCGtctctcttctttctttggaaatacTGGAAATACGTTtcattcattttcattctccTCTTATGTgtcatttccaaatcattgTAGTCACATAGAAACCACgtatttttgattcttgGATACCAGATGTCATTGCTTGTTAATAATATGTAAAATCTATGATTCGTCAAA carries:
- a CDS encoding uncharacterized protein (PKUD0C10150; similar to Saccharomyces cerevisiae YGR063C (SPT4); ancestral locus Anc_4.210) is translated as MLKRGRQAPRLNRACMLCGIVQGMNQFRNEGCPNCESVLHLQDNDDVIRECTSPTFEGLVALRGSEKSWVARWLRVDNFVPGVYAVRIVGKLPDDIKSDLLAQGIEYRPRDGSVQD
- a CDS encoding uncharacterized protein (PKUD0C10160; similar to Saccharomyces cerevisiae YGR062C (COX18); ancestral locus Anc_4.209), with the translated sequence MLSRLITRPNCISRPVLRSRGGFGSYRMKREFSFQPVFDSLNHASEMLIQIHADSGLPWYIFIPLVTFTMRTCFTLPIAIYQRKGLRKQNELRPIVQATTPVLRAKLASIAQNEQLKRSSTSLPNERATLTADKIMILAAKEKIKRQRKLFKDYGCQSWKMVLLPAVQIPLWVSFSYMFRTITGWSDLGKKSIDMSLTEEGFLHLHDLSVSDPYFALPVVLGIVALSNAEWNFKTADLMQLTTRGKKNTLRPTAFDVIITLSRSSLIFLTAVATQAPAALVIYWISSNAYSLLQNILMDKFLPLRYSPYDRSKL
- a CDS encoding uncharacterized protein (PKUD0C10170; similar to Saccharomyces cerevisiae YLR368W (MDM30); ancestral locus Anc_4.216); amino-acid sequence: MLNQEKSLRFIMVEDLKTLTINIPTRPPDFPVEIWVRISKHLRKEDIFRLSLTNHRFYILLTSNDIWYPRIKNTWFLCDYNDLEMTHKRRMKMNETYFQYFQRKKRDDAFVIGLISDILNFGGTQDESDSIESRMEEVYKNFKKYLPCLLNMTYHITTSLFRSSRNCILLYDFNSWQYNRSSKLDTIYTASKIIENCQLYDMLKFVAGIESNPPKDLESLFVKLSCFDTSYYELIFQRQSTIKSTVASYKEWHEKNLDSSVQRKIVTLNALLHAVIRSKRKRLDKFDTFISPDPTYEDASILRFYSGDYVTSIPIVVNSIVEKLANMVGLGEFIEINENCIKITENGENSYLLVGTNQAHLKAEHLVPEILRKFPMVDLRSGPGKNESERLKHIYLGKIFTHFTDKENRTDGMYGWNRLFDFNDNGEVVLAVNRNQYLQGQILGCAGEVKLDQYNLMKKILFKRDAQYITNRQDIFNLPIYNMLKYENVKSFKQLYLKNIPLINNKGYHEKDIYWKSDNLSIGDVVWSTFLNTYGVIVKLEEGALLSTDSLQEQSSHQHEVFSLKGIRYESVNPIDFYVYCGSYGTLICRSKSLVKREHQHIESLLMYDQLGEWFSSYDYNAKKFIYRHGKYLQ